In Balearica regulorum gibbericeps isolate bBalReg1 chromosome 2, bBalReg1.pri, whole genome shotgun sequence, one DNA window encodes the following:
- the ANKRD46 gene encoding ankyrin repeat domain-containing protein 46 isoform X1, with product MTPVWQVLWIVTTPERIRTMSYVFVNDSSQTNVPLLQACIDGDFNYSKRLLESGFDPNIRDSRGRTGLHLAAARGNVDICQLLHKFGADLLATDYQGNTALHLCGHVDTIQFLVSNGLKIDICNHQGATPLVLAKRRGVNKDVIRLLESLEEQEVKGFNRGAHSKLETMQTAESESAMESHSLLNPNLQQGEGVLSSFRTTWQEFVEDLGFWRVLLLIIVIALLSLGIAYYVSGVLPFVENQPELVH from the exons ATGACACCAGTCTGGCAAGTTTTATG GATAGTCACTACTCCGGAGAGAATCAGAACAATGTCCTACGTTTTTGTAAACGACTCTTCCCAGACAAATGTGCCGCTGCTGCAGGCTTGTATTGATGGAGATTTTAACTATTCCAAACGACTGTTAGAGAGTGGTTTCGACCCAAACATTCGTGACAGTCGAGGCCGAACTGGCCTTCACCTTGCTGCAGCCAGAGGAAATGTAGACATCTGTCAACTCTTGCATAAATTTGGTGCTGACCTACTAGCCACTGATTATCAAGGTAACACAGCCCTTCATCTGTGTGGGCATGTGGATACCATCCAGTTCCTAGTTTCTAATGGACTTAAAATTGATATTTG CAATCACCAAGGTGCAACACCGCTTGTTCTTGCAAAACGAAGGGGTGTGAATAAAGATGTGATTAGACTGCTGGAATCTTTAGAGGAGCAAGAGGTGAAAGGATTTAACAGAGGAGCTCACTCAAAGCTGGAAACGATGCAAACTGCTGAAAGCGAAAG TGCGATGGAAAGCCATTCCCTCCTTAATCCAAACCTACAGCAAGGTGAAGGAGTTCTTTCCAGTTTCCGCACAACATGGCAAGAGTTTGTGGAAGACCTGGGCTTCTGGAGGGTGCTGCTCCTGATAATTGTCATTGCTCTTCTGTCGCTTGGAATAGCGTACTATGTTAGTGGGGTGCTTCCTTTTGTAGAAAACCAGCCTGAATTGGTGCACTGA
- the ANKRD46 gene encoding ankyrin repeat domain-containing protein 46 isoform X6: MTPVWQVLWIVTTPERIRTMSYVFVNDSSQTNVPLLQACIDGDFNYSKRLLESGFDPNIRDSRGRTGLHLAAARGNVDICQLLHKFGADLLATDYQGNTALHLCGHVDTIQFLVSNGLKIDICNHQGATPLVLAKRRGVNKDVIRLLESLEEQEVKGFNRGAHSKLETMQTAESERSPLEDVS; encoded by the exons ATGACACCAGTCTGGCAAGTTTTATG GATAGTCACTACTCCGGAGAGAATCAGAACAATGTCCTACGTTTTTGTAAACGACTCTTCCCAGACAAATGTGCCGCTGCTGCAGGCTTGTATTGATGGAGATTTTAACTATTCCAAACGACTGTTAGAGAGTGGTTTCGACCCAAACATTCGTGACAGTCGAGGCCGAACTGGCCTTCACCTTGCTGCAGCCAGAGGAAATGTAGACATCTGTCAACTCTTGCATAAATTTGGTGCTGACCTACTAGCCACTGATTATCAAGGTAACACAGCCCTTCATCTGTGTGGGCATGTGGATACCATCCAGTTCCTAGTTTCTAATGGACTTAAAATTGATATTTG CAATCACCAAGGTGCAACACCGCTTGTTCTTGCAAAACGAAGGGGTGTGAATAAAGATGTGATTAGACTGCTGGAATCTTTAGAGGAGCAAGAGGTGAAAGGATTTAACAGAGGAGCTCACTCAAAGCTGGAAACGATGCAAACTGCTGAAAGCGAAAG
- the ANKRD46 gene encoding ankyrin repeat domain-containing protein 46 isoform X4, with the protein MTPVWQVLWIVTTPERIRTMSYVFVNDSSQTNVPLLQACIDGDFNYSKRLLESGFDPNIRDSRGRTGLHLAAARGNVDICQLLHKFGADLLATDYQGNTALHLCGHVDTIQFLVSNGLKIDICNHQGATPLVLAKRRGVNKDVIRLLESLEEQEVKGFNRGAHSKLETMQTAESESLPKRNILPLIIKPKGKWGEMQNASTTG; encoded by the exons ATGACACCAGTCTGGCAAGTTTTATG GATAGTCACTACTCCGGAGAGAATCAGAACAATGTCCTACGTTTTTGTAAACGACTCTTCCCAGACAAATGTGCCGCTGCTGCAGGCTTGTATTGATGGAGATTTTAACTATTCCAAACGACTGTTAGAGAGTGGTTTCGACCCAAACATTCGTGACAGTCGAGGCCGAACTGGCCTTCACCTTGCTGCAGCCAGAGGAAATGTAGACATCTGTCAACTCTTGCATAAATTTGGTGCTGACCTACTAGCCACTGATTATCAAGGTAACACAGCCCTTCATCTGTGTGGGCATGTGGATACCATCCAGTTCCTAGTTTCTAATGGACTTAAAATTGATATTTG CAATCACCAAGGTGCAACACCGCTTGTTCTTGCAAAACGAAGGGGTGTGAATAAAGATGTGATTAGACTGCTGGAATCTTTAGAGGAGCAAGAGGTGAAAGGATTTAACAGAGGAGCTCACTCAAAGCTGGAAACGATGCAAACTGCTGAAAGCGAAAG CCTcccaaaaagaaatattctacCCCTTATCATAAAGCCAAAGGGAAAATGGGGTGAAATGCAAAATGCCAGTACCACAGGCTAA
- the ANKRD46 gene encoding ankyrin repeat domain-containing protein 46 isoform X2, with translation MSYVFVNDSSQTNVPLLQACIDGDFNYSKRLLESGFDPNIRDSRGRTGLHLAAARGNVDICQLLHKFGADLLATDYQGNTALHLCGHVDTIQFLVSNGLKIDICNHQGATPLVLAKRRGVNKDVIRLLESLEEQEVKGFNRGAHSKLETMQTAESESAMESHSLLNPNLQQGEGVLSSFRTTWQEFVEDLGFWRVLLLIIVIALLSLGIAYYVSGVLPFVENQPELVH, from the exons ATGTCCTACGTTTTTGTAAACGACTCTTCCCAGACAAATGTGCCGCTGCTGCAGGCTTGTATTGATGGAGATTTTAACTATTCCAAACGACTGTTAGAGAGTGGTTTCGACCCAAACATTCGTGACAGTCGAGGCCGAACTGGCCTTCACCTTGCTGCAGCCAGAGGAAATGTAGACATCTGTCAACTCTTGCATAAATTTGGTGCTGACCTACTAGCCACTGATTATCAAGGTAACACAGCCCTTCATCTGTGTGGGCATGTGGATACCATCCAGTTCCTAGTTTCTAATGGACTTAAAATTGATATTTG CAATCACCAAGGTGCAACACCGCTTGTTCTTGCAAAACGAAGGGGTGTGAATAAAGATGTGATTAGACTGCTGGAATCTTTAGAGGAGCAAGAGGTGAAAGGATTTAACAGAGGAGCTCACTCAAAGCTGGAAACGATGCAAACTGCTGAAAGCGAAAG TGCGATGGAAAGCCATTCCCTCCTTAATCCAAACCTACAGCAAGGTGAAGGAGTTCTTTCCAGTTTCCGCACAACATGGCAAGAGTTTGTGGAAGACCTGGGCTTCTGGAGGGTGCTGCTCCTGATAATTGTCATTGCTCTTCTGTCGCTTGGAATAGCGTACTATGTTAGTGGGGTGCTTCCTTTTGTAGAAAACCAGCCTGAATTGGTGCACTGA
- the ANKRD46 gene encoding ankyrin repeat domain-containing protein 46 isoform X5 produces MTPVWQVLWIVTTPERIRTMSYVFVNDSSQTNVPLLQACIDGDFNYSKRLLESGFDPNIRDSRGRTGLHLAAARGNVDICQLLHKFGADLLATDYQGNTALHLCGHVDTIQFLVSNGLKIDICNHQGATPLVLAKRRGVNKDVIRLLESLEEQEVKGFNRGAHSKLETMQTAESERLNIWLDCFGTDIFRQKNQVCKVHRF; encoded by the exons ATGACACCAGTCTGGCAAGTTTTATG GATAGTCACTACTCCGGAGAGAATCAGAACAATGTCCTACGTTTTTGTAAACGACTCTTCCCAGACAAATGTGCCGCTGCTGCAGGCTTGTATTGATGGAGATTTTAACTATTCCAAACGACTGTTAGAGAGTGGTTTCGACCCAAACATTCGTGACAGTCGAGGCCGAACTGGCCTTCACCTTGCTGCAGCCAGAGGAAATGTAGACATCTGTCAACTCTTGCATAAATTTGGTGCTGACCTACTAGCCACTGATTATCAAGGTAACACAGCCCTTCATCTGTGTGGGCATGTGGATACCATCCAGTTCCTAGTTTCTAATGGACTTAAAATTGATATTTG CAATCACCAAGGTGCAACACCGCTTGTTCTTGCAAAACGAAGGGGTGTGAATAAAGATGTGATTAGACTGCTGGAATCTTTAGAGGAGCAAGAGGTGAAAGGATTTAACAGAGGAGCTCACTCAAAGCTGGAAACGATGCAAACTGCTGAAAGCGAAAG GCTGAACATCTGGCTTGATTGTTTTGGTACAgatattttcagacaaaaaaatcaagtatgTAAGGTCCACAGGTTTTAA